The following proteins come from a genomic window of Legionella cherrii:
- the pyrC gene encoding dihydroorotase codes for MQTLIINRPDDWHVHLRDNEMLQHTVADSAQHFARALIMPNLKPALTTLSSINAYRNRILTAIPKGTNFEPYMTFYLNDSVSADELQQAAHIPYILGAKLYPAGATTNSEAGAKSLKDLYPLFETLQNSNLVLQIHGEVTHSDIFERESLFIDEYLKPIVKNFPKLHIVFEHISTQAAVEFVNEAPATVAATITPHHLLYNRNKLLVGGVRPHYYCLPILKHERDQKALLKAACSGNPKFFAGTDSAPHSVSAKETACGCAGIYSAPFAVALYAQVFEELNQLKQLNNFLSRFGAEFYQLPPNEQTIELVKSPQMIPNHLPFGSSQVVPIAAGETIQWSIHEPVR; via the coding sequence ATGCAAACATTAATAATTAATCGTCCTGATGATTGGCATGTCCATCTAAGGGATAATGAGATGCTACAACATACTGTCGCAGATAGTGCACAACACTTTGCTCGTGCGTTAATTATGCCGAATCTTAAACCGGCTCTTACTACTTTATCTTCCATTAACGCATATAGAAACAGAATTCTAACTGCCATTCCTAAAGGCACGAATTTTGAACCTTATATGACTTTTTATCTCAATGACTCGGTGAGCGCCGACGAATTACAGCAAGCAGCGCATATTCCTTACATTCTCGGAGCAAAACTTTATCCAGCCGGAGCAACAACTAATTCTGAAGCAGGTGCAAAATCCCTAAAAGATCTTTATCCCCTTTTTGAAACCTTACAAAATAGTAACTTGGTACTGCAAATTCATGGGGAAGTAACTCACAGCGATATTTTTGAACGCGAGTCTTTATTCATTGATGAGTATTTAAAACCCATTGTAAAGAATTTTCCCAAGTTACATATTGTTTTTGAGCATATATCGACCCAAGCTGCAGTCGAATTTGTGAATGAAGCACCAGCAACTGTTGCCGCGACGATTACACCACATCACTTATTATACAATCGAAATAAATTGCTCGTTGGCGGAGTCAGACCGCATTATTACTGCTTACCTATTTTGAAACATGAAAGGGATCAAAAAGCATTACTGAAAGCCGCATGCAGTGGTAATCCCAAGTTTTTTGCCGGCACAGACAGTGCTCCACATAGTGTCAGTGCTAAGGAGACTGCCTGCGGCTGTGCAGGAATTTATTCTGCTCCATTCGCGGTTGCTTTATATGCACAAGTGTTTGAGGAGCTGAACCAGTTAAAACAACTCAACAACTTTCTCAGTCGTTTCGGTGCCGAATTCTATCAATTACCCCCCAATGAGCAGACCATTGAATTAGTTAAATCGCCACAGATGATACCAAACCATCTGCCTTTCGGCTCAAGTCAAGTTGTCCCAATTGCTGCGGGTGAAACCATTCAATGGAGTATTCATGAACCCGTACGATAG
- a CDS encoding flagellar protein MotY: protein MAFVDHKGQFLTCVALSAMLNISTAYPMTQVHFANPLGAKGWRVSRNPLRCGLSLTIPNYGIAYFEQYATKSPHFILRTWDEVQRYLPAKLIIKSPMWKPEGPIALAGQLMVKPGEYGIYLRRDSTLKLLTFLLKGYEPNFIYRAETGFSTTVALSPIGFQKPYSRYQECIGNLLPFDYQQIRESVFHYNEDDRELTDAYKDQLRRIARYVDADPQIQEIRVVGYADANGRKGYNNAISEDRARVVKKYLLQLGVPKEKLHVTWVGELYPIARNDTDAGRAANRRVEITLIKK from the coding sequence ATGGCATTTGTGGATCACAAAGGACAATTTCTAACATGTGTTGCGTTGAGCGCCATGCTTAATATAAGTACAGCTTACCCAATGACACAAGTTCATTTTGCAAATCCCCTAGGGGCAAAGGGATGGCGCGTAAGCCGTAATCCACTTCGATGCGGCCTATCTCTTACCATTCCAAATTATGGGATCGCGTATTTTGAACAATATGCAACAAAATCACCCCATTTTATCTTACGTACTTGGGATGAAGTCCAGCGCTATTTACCCGCTAAACTGATTATAAAATCACCTATGTGGAAGCCAGAGGGGCCTATCGCTTTAGCGGGGCAATTAATGGTTAAACCGGGCGAATACGGTATTTATCTGCGACGGGACTCAACTTTAAAGTTACTGACCTTTTTATTAAAGGGTTATGAACCCAATTTCATTTACCGTGCCGAAACAGGATTTAGTACCACAGTTGCCTTATCCCCTATTGGATTTCAGAAACCTTATTCCCGATATCAAGAATGTATTGGAAATCTATTGCCGTTTGATTACCAACAAATAAGAGAAAGTGTGTTCCATTATAATGAAGATGATAGAGAGTTAACGGATGCCTATAAAGATCAATTGCGTCGCATTGCCCGCTATGTGGATGCAGACCCTCAAATACAAGAAATAAGAGTAGTGGGTTATGCTGATGCGAATGGTCGTAAGGGTTATAACAATGCAATATCTGAAGACAGGGCACGGGTCGTTAAAAAGTATTTATTGCAACTGGGTGTTCCTAAAGAAAAGCTCCATGTGACTTGGGTTGGTGAGCTTTATCCTATCGCTAGAAATGATACGGATGCGGGCCGAGCAGCAAACCGAAGAGTCGAGATCACGCTCATCAAGAAATAG
- a CDS encoding Lpg1974 family pore-forming outer membrane protein: protein MLSLKKTTLAILALGSSSLFAGTMGPVCTPGNVTVPCPSTGWDVGGQALVLQVMTDNNISLDLDVTPTGASLDTDLSAQWDWGFQIEGSYHFNTGNDITLTWYHLDTGWNNHEFNPAFDPDLLIGFGHKNRWDAVNGEMGQFVDFSANKKIRFHGGFQFASIKRSVHAFAFEAPEAVEGEAGVDVGFEGSTQYNGFGPRTGIDMNYVFGNGFGIYAKAATAILVGTAKHGFDFDTFDPATGAEVFDFDVSGNRTAIVPELEAKLGASYDYAMAQGDLILDAGYMWFNYFHALNATVLPVTATDFGAAGPYFGLKYIGNV, encoded by the coding sequence ATGTTAAGTTTAAAGAAAACAACTTTGGCTATATTAGCTTTGGGCAGCAGTTCACTATTTGCTGGTACCATGGGGCCAGTTTGTACCCCAGGTAACGTTACAGTTCCATGCCCAAGTACTGGATGGGACGTTGGTGGGCAAGCTCTTGTTTTACAAGTAATGACTGATAACAACATTTCTTTAGATTTGGATGTTACCCCAACTGGTGCTTCTCTTGATACTGATTTGTCTGCACAATGGGACTGGGGCTTCCAAATTGAAGGTTCTTACCACTTCAACACTGGTAATGACATTACTTTAACTTGGTATCATTTAGATACTGGTTGGAATAACCACGAGTTTAACCCAGCATTTGACCCTGATTTATTAATTGGTTTTGGTCACAAAAACAGATGGGATGCGGTTAACGGTGAAATGGGTCAATTCGTTGACTTCAGCGCTAACAAGAAAATCCGTTTCCATGGTGGTTTCCAATTCGCTAGCATTAAGAGAAGCGTTCATGCATTTGCTTTTGAAGCTCCTGAAGCTGTCGAAGGTGAAGCAGGCGTTGATGTAGGCTTCGAAGGTAGCACTCAATACAACGGTTTTGGTCCACGTACTGGTATCGACATGAACTACGTATTCGGTAACGGTTTTGGTATTTATGCTAAAGCAGCTACTGCAATATTAGTTGGTACAGCGAAGCACGGATTTGATTTTGATACTTTCGATCCTGCTACTGGTGCTGAAGTGTTTGATTTCGATGTTAGCGGAAACAGAACTGCGATTGTTCCAGAATTAGAAGCTAAGTTAGGTGCTAGCTATGACTATGCAATGGCACAAGGCGACCTGATTCTTGACGCTGGTTACATGTGGTTTAACTACTTCCATGCGTTAAATGCGACCGTTCTGCCTGTAACTGCTACTGATTTTGGCGCCGCTGGTCCTTATTTCGGTCTGAAGTATATAGGAAACGTTTAA
- a CDS encoding Lpg1974 family pore-forming outer membrane protein, translated as MLNLKKTALAVLALGSSAVFAGTMGPVCTPGNVTVPCPSSAWDIGGQALVLQVMTDNNISLDLDVTPTGASLDTDLSAQWDWGFQIEGSYHFNTGNDITLTWYHLDTGWNNHEFNPAFDPDLLIGFGHKNRWDAVNGEMGQFVDFSANKKIRFHGGFQFASIKRSVHAFAFEAPEAVEGEAGVDVGFEGSTQYNGFGPRTGIDMNYVFGNGFGIYAKAATAILVGTAKHGFDFDTFDPATGAEVFDFDVSGNRTAIVPELEAKLGANYTYAMAQGDLTLDAGYMWFNYFHALNATVLPVTATDFGAAGPYFGLKYVGNV; from the coding sequence ATGTTAAATTTGAAAAAAACAGCGTTAGCTGTTCTTGCTTTAGGTAGCAGTGCAGTATTCGCTGGTACCATGGGCCCAGTTTGCACCCCAGGTAATGTTACTGTTCCTTGCCCAAGCAGTGCATGGGATATCGGTGGACAAGCTCTTGTTTTACAAGTAATGACTGATAACAACATTTCTTTAGATTTGGATGTTACCCCAACTGGTGCTTCTCTTGATACTGATTTGTCTGCACAATGGGACTGGGGCTTCCAAATTGAAGGTTCTTACCACTTCAACACTGGTAATGACATTACTTTAACTTGGTATCATTTAGATACTGGTTGGAATAACCACGAGTTTAACCCAGCATTTGACCCTGATTTATTAATTGGTTTTGGTCACAAAAACAGATGGGATGCGGTTAACGGTGAAATGGGTCAATTCGTTGACTTCAGCGCTAACAAGAAAATCCGTTTCCATGGTGGTTTCCAATTCGCTAGCATTAAGAGAAGCGTTCATGCATTTGCTTTTGAAGCTCCTGAAGCTGTCGAAGGTGAAGCAGGCGTTGATGTAGGCTTCGAAGGTAGCACTCAATACAACGGTTTTGGTCCACGTACTGGTATCGACATGAACTACGTATTCGGTAACGGTTTTGGTATTTATGCTAAAGCAGCTACTGCAATATTAGTTGGTACAGCGAAGCACGGATTTGATTTTGATACTTTCGATCCTGCTACTGGTGCTGAAGTGTTTGATTTCGATGTTAGCGGAAACAGAACTGCGATTGTTCCAGAATTAGAAGCTAAATTAGGTGCTAACTACACTTATGCTATGGCACAAGGTGATTTAACTCTGGATGCTGGTTACATGTGGTTCAACTACTTCCATGCATTGAATGCAACCGTATTGCCAGTTACTGCAACTGACTTCGGTGCTGCTGGTCCTTACTTCGGTCTGAAGTATGTTGGAAATGTTTAA